One window of Polynucleobacter sp. HIN5 genomic DNA carries:
- a CDS encoding BLUF domain-containing protein, with translation MPKPATKYFPEENYTELDLVSLSYVSDATEEFGILALMQLVDKASRRNKSLNITGVLSFDNGRFGQILEGKPKDVELLWEVIQRDPRHSNVVSLGMKRINSRRFANWSMRLCGQEEITSANPDLKL, from the coding sequence GTGCCAAAACCAGCCACTAAATACTTTCCTGAAGAGAACTATACCGAACTCGATTTGGTCAGTTTGTCTTATGTGAGCGATGCGACCGAAGAGTTTGGCATTCTGGCATTGATGCAGTTAGTTGATAAGGCATCGCGTCGCAATAAGAGCTTAAACATCACGGGCGTTTTATCCTTTGACAATGGTCGCTTTGGTCAGATATTGGAGGGCAAGCCTAAGGATGTGGAATTGCTATGGGAGGTTATCCAGCGAGATCCCCGCCATTCGAATGTGGTATCGCTCGGCATGAAACGTATTAATTCTAGGCGTTTTGCTAACTGGTCAATGCGTTTGTGTGGTCAAGAAGAAATTACTTCCGCCAACCCCGACCTCAAGCTCTAA
- a CDS encoding glycine zipper family protein, giving the protein MKLHQPTKLYLVPLTALLLAACAGADVRPIVDMKGVNEARYEKDLAECQNYAKEANGMGGTAAKGAGAGAVVGGLLGLVTGGNTTGIVQAAGAGAVIGAAGGAYQGNESQEAIVKKCLVGRGYKVLN; this is encoded by the coding sequence TTGAAACTTCATCAGCCAACCAAGCTCTATCTCGTACCCCTAACAGCATTACTACTAGCCGCTTGTGCTGGTGCCGATGTGCGTCCGATTGTGGATATGAAAGGTGTCAATGAGGCACGCTATGAGAAAGATCTCGCTGAATGCCAAAACTATGCCAAAGAAGCAAATGGCATGGGTGGGACGGCTGCCAAAGGTGCGGGCGCAGGCGCGGTTGTCGGTGGCTTATTAGGGTTGGTTACTGGTGGCAATACCACGGGAATTGTTCAGGCTGCTGGAGCTGGTGCGGTGATCGGGGCTGCGGGTGGAGCCTATCAAGGGAACGAATCGCAAGAGGCCATCGTCAAAAAATGCCTCGTGGGACGCGGCTACAAGGTTCTCAATTGA
- a CDS encoding gamma-glutamylcyclotransferase family protein, with protein MSTDLLFVYGTLMRPFDHPNAMQFHKGAEYLGAAQMPGLLYRISWYPGATDRPSESIQFLDRWVHGELWRLNDMQLLDAIDQYEECSPNDPSPHEYKRVLRHIQLIGASEWQIAWVYLYQRDPQDLGRIEDGRFKD; from the coding sequence ATGAGCACTGATTTACTGTTTGTCTATGGGACCTTGATGCGCCCTTTTGACCATCCCAATGCCATGCAATTTCATAAGGGGGCCGAGTATTTGGGTGCGGCGCAGATGCCTGGTCTGCTCTATCGAATATCCTGGTATCCTGGCGCCACGGATCGGCCCAGCGAATCAATCCAGTTTTTAGATCGTTGGGTTCATGGGGAATTATGGCGCCTAAATGACATGCAATTACTGGATGCGATTGATCAGTATGAAGAGTGTTCCCCCAACGACCCTAGCCCTCATGAATATAAGCGCGTGTTGCGCCACATCCAGCTCATTGGAGCATCTGAATGGCAGATCGCCTGGGTTTATCTCTATCAACGGGATCCGCAGGATTTAGGGCGCATTGAAGATGGTCGATTTAAAGATTGA
- a CDS encoding CBS domain-containing protein, translated as MKTVSQLLAGKNHRIETITPNVHVFDALKLMLEKDIGSLLVIEFGNLVGIFTERDYARKLVLQGKSSQNTLVRDVMSTKLITVKPEDSLDYCMELVTEKRIRHLPVLDGSRLIGMLSIGDLLKAALAEQAATIAQLEAYINS; from the coding sequence ATGAAAACCGTTAGTCAGTTGCTCGCAGGAAAAAATCACCGAATCGAAACTATTACTCCAAATGTGCATGTGTTTGATGCCCTAAAACTCATGCTAGAGAAAGACATAGGCTCACTTCTAGTGATTGAGTTTGGCAACCTCGTCGGAATTTTTACTGAGCGCGATTACGCCCGAAAATTAGTCCTGCAGGGCAAAAGCTCACAAAATACCTTGGTGCGAGATGTGATGAGCACCAAACTAATTACGGTCAAGCCTGAGGACAGCTTGGATTACTGCATGGAGCTCGTGACGGAAAAACGCATCCGCCATCTGCCGGTATTAGATGGTAGCCGCTTAATTGGTATGTTATCGATTGGGGATTTGCTCAAAGCTGCACTTGCAGAGCAGGCTGCTACGATTGCACAACTTGAAGCGTATATTAATTCTTAA
- a CDS encoding carboxymuconolactone decarboxylase family protein, translating to MNRDAFEKGLKTRREVLGAEYVDQSIRNADAFNLPLQELVTEYCWNEIWNRPGLDRKTRSIVNLAMLTALNRPHELKLHVKGAINNGLSKDEIAEIFLQSAIYCGVPAAIDSFRTAKDVFKEMGL from the coding sequence ATGAATCGTGATGCTTTTGAAAAGGGATTAAAAACCCGTCGTGAGGTGCTCGGCGCCGAGTATGTGGATCAATCGATTCGCAATGCCGATGCGTTTAACTTACCGCTCCAAGAGTTAGTGACCGAATACTGCTGGAATGAAATCTGGAATCGGCCTGGCCTCGATCGGAAAACCCGCAGTATTGTTAATTTAGCGATGCTCACCGCACTCAATCGCCCCCACGAACTCAAACTGCATGTGAAGGGGGCAATCAATAATGGCTTAAGCAAGGATGAGATTGCCGAGATATTTTTGCAATCAGCAATTTATTGCGGCGTGCCTGCAGCGATTGATAGTTTTCGTACTGCCAAGGACGTTTTTAAAGAAATGGGCCTTTAA
- a CDS encoding LON peptidase substrate-binding domain-containing protein has translation MSIHTHTQTIPLFPLGTTLFPDGVMLLKIFEVRYLDMVKQCVREGSGFGVVTLNSGNEVRMPGQEVGFNPVGTFARIKEFDPVQPSLFMIQCQGEQRFRVKTSETKRNGLIVSEVDFIEDDSFMEVPEDLKIASTVLGKVIQSFKEQGAALGKELPFSKPYRFNECGWVANRWCELLQLSPGQKQFFLEQESPRLRLDLIHELLEEMGVYKAVK, from the coding sequence ATGTCGATTCATACCCATACCCAAACCATTCCGCTATTTCCATTGGGAACCACTTTATTTCCCGATGGCGTCATGCTCCTCAAAATCTTTGAAGTACGTTATCTCGATATGGTCAAACAGTGCGTGCGTGAAGGTTCCGGCTTTGGTGTGGTCACTCTAAACAGTGGGAATGAGGTGCGCATGCCGGGTCAAGAGGTTGGCTTCAATCCGGTGGGAACCTTTGCCCGGATTAAAGAATTTGACCCGGTACAACCTAGTCTATTCATGATTCAATGCCAGGGGGAGCAACGTTTTCGTGTCAAAACTAGCGAAACCAAGCGCAATGGCTTGATTGTCTCCGAGGTTGATTTCATCGAAGACGATTCCTTCATGGAGGTCCCAGAGGATCTAAAAATTGCCTCCACGGTATTGGGTAAGGTGATTCAGTCTTTTAAAGAGCAGGGTGCAGCTCTTGGGAAAGAGCTACCCTTCAGTAAACCCTATCGCTTTAACGAATGCGGCTGGGTTGCCAATCGTTGGTGCGAGCTCTTGCAATTAAGCCCCGGTCAGAAGCAATTTTTCCTAGAGCAGGAGAGTCCTCGTTTGCGGCTGGATCTGATTCATGAGCTGCTAGAAGAGATGGGCGTCTACAAAGCTGTCAAGTAA
- a CDS encoding Smr/MutS family protein, with amino-acid sequence MNYSYECSVCGNARPVTGECPFCNTAIAPLAHSDTDVINLELDSPTSDEALDQLTHYIRAASEAQIRALVVIHGYGSSGKGGNIRKKVREALEHNYFADRVSEYYHGEDLRHQSDLYRDVIKRRPGLKKHFKLFKEGNAGITLLMMHSQP; translated from the coding sequence ATGAATTATTCCTATGAATGTTCAGTTTGTGGGAACGCCCGTCCCGTCACTGGCGAGTGCCCATTTTGTAATACCGCGATTGCACCGCTTGCACACTCCGATACGGATGTCATTAACCTAGAGCTGGATAGCCCCACGAGCGATGAGGCTCTTGACCAACTAACGCATTACATTCGGGCTGCTAGCGAGGCGCAAATTCGGGCCTTGGTGGTGATTCATGGGTATGGCTCAAGCGGCAAAGGTGGGAATATTCGTAAAAAGGTTCGTGAAGCCCTGGAGCACAATTATTTTGCCGACCGCGTGAGCGAGTATTATCACGGTGAAGATCTCAGGCATCAATCTGATTTGTACCGGGACGTCATCAAACGACGCCCTGGACTCAAGAAGCACTTCAAATTGTTCAAAGAGGGTAATGCCGGAATCACCTTATTAATGATGCACTCACAGCCCTAA
- a CDS encoding DUF6352 family protein produces MPNYWSTSGFDTLKVNADRHLVVTDDFLRTYLARPELSLIPQSCTQERAIHQRLLNSPREEISQTEIQKIADTDVQANYEIWFRYRSKLLAASSLEHFYMSLFQGKGVDVPPLFVSQLTQIFLRHILGEDPDPYELRMAEFFFRTQKVSILESGVLMAADHETIERNAQASDFGNIVDLLKSQSLAARTIDLDVLHPDNAKAYWGRDELYDFAVQLNFDQPALPALARLLEKWIKHFLGIDTTITPMKEISDSKWVWHVGLDAAATEILNGLYQEQSLDESVLNRLICLFRLEFKDTSPVLSQVRGKPVYLGLAMNDQSQIKLKPQNLLFNLPLSPVS; encoded by the coding sequence ATGCCTAATTATTGGTCCACCAGCGGTTTTGATACATTGAAAGTGAATGCGGATCGCCATCTCGTGGTGACCGATGATTTTCTTAGAACCTATCTTGCGCGCCCCGAGCTGAGTCTAATTCCCCAGTCTTGCACCCAGGAGCGCGCTATTCATCAGCGCCTATTGAATTCGCCCCGCGAAGAAATTAGCCAAACCGAGATTCAGAAAATCGCCGATACCGACGTGCAGGCTAACTATGAGATTTGGTTTCGGTATCGGAGTAAGTTGTTGGCCGCAAGTTCCCTCGAGCATTTTTATATGAGTTTGTTCCAAGGAAAGGGTGTGGACGTACCACCTTTATTTGTGAGTCAGCTCACCCAAATTTTCCTTCGGCATATATTAGGTGAGGACCCAGACCCTTATGAGCTAAGAATGGCAGAGTTCTTCTTTCGCACCCAAAAGGTCAGTATTTTGGAGAGTGGTGTGTTGATGGCGGCTGATCATGAGACCATTGAGCGAAATGCACAGGCTTCGGACTTTGGCAATATTGTTGATCTTCTGAAGAGTCAATCGTTAGCGGCGCGCACCATCGATTTAGATGTGTTGCACCCTGATAATGCCAAAGCCTATTGGGGCCGTGACGAGCTCTATGACTTTGCAGTTCAGCTCAATTTTGATCAACCGGCATTACCCGCCTTAGCGCGTCTTCTTGAAAAATGGATCAAGCATTTTTTGGGGATCGATACAACAATTACCCCGATGAAGGAGATCTCTGACTCTAAATGGGTATGGCATGTTGGCTTGGATGCCGCTGCGACCGAGATTCTCAATGGGCTATACCAAGAGCAAAGTCTCGATGAGTCCGTTCTCAACCGCTTAATTTGCCTCTTTAGGCTGGAATTTAAGGACACGAGCCCAGTGCTTAGCCAGGTTCGTGGCAAGCCTGTGTATTTGGGTCTGGCGATGAACGATCAGTCGCAGATTAAGCTTAAGCCCCAGAATCTGCTCTTTAACCTTCCCTTAAGTCCTGTTTCTTAA
- a CDS encoding DsbA family oxidoreductase — MKSVRIDFVSDIACPWCAIGLTALERAVDQVSDQVSVEIHTQPFELNPQMPLGGRDVFEYLSEKYGNPISQVKINQERIYQRAADIGFTFHPEGRKRVYNTFNGHRLLHWASEEFDAAAQLRLKKALFHTYFTLAVSMDEPQHLLDAVVRANLPVSRAQAVIASDEFTQAVRDIEQQYGQLGISSVPAVIFNQRHLISGAQAPEVFAQAILEYAH; from the coding sequence TTGAAATCAGTCCGTATTGACTTTGTATCGGATATCGCCTGTCCATGGTGTGCAATTGGTCTAACTGCCCTAGAGCGGGCAGTCGACCAAGTGTCCGATCAAGTATCCGTAGAGATTCATACTCAGCCCTTTGAATTAAACCCGCAGATGCCCCTGGGCGGACGGGATGTATTTGAGTATCTTTCAGAAAAATACGGTAACCCAATTTCGCAAGTTAAGATCAATCAAGAACGAATTTATCAACGTGCTGCAGACATCGGATTTACCTTTCATCCAGAAGGACGCAAACGAGTCTATAACACCTTCAATGGCCATCGCCTCTTGCATTGGGCGAGCGAAGAATTTGATGCAGCCGCGCAATTGCGGTTAAAGAAAGCTCTGTTTCATACCTACTTTACCTTGGCGGTCAGTATGGATGAGCCCCAACATCTACTAGACGCAGTAGTACGCGCAAACCTACCAGTCTCTCGGGCGCAAGCTGTGATCGCGAGTGATGAATTTACTCAGGCAGTGCGAGACATCGAGCAGCAATATGGCCAACTGGGGATTAGCTCAGTACCGGCAGTGATCTTTAATCAACGCCATCTGATTTCAGGGGCGCAAGCACCCGAGGTGTTTGCGCAAGCCATCCTCGAGTACGCACACTAA
- a CDS encoding tripartite tricarboxylate transporter substrate binding protein, translating to MASLIRILTTLLIAVGFAAPTMAQSDLGNWPTQRPIKMIAVFPPGGSVDQVARILAPVLQAELKQNIVVENIGGASGVIGTTAVARAPADGYTFGLVFDTHGVNPSLKDNLPYDTLRDLVTVNLVGTSPMVLAASKKSGITSMKQLMAESKAKKPFTYGSIGIGSLGHLAIADFAKKTGVDWVHAPYRGGGPMVQDGLAGQIPLVVGSMFLIKPHADNGGLIPLAVTTAKRTADMPNVPTLAESGYPGFEAPAWWAVIAPAKTPPAIVNAMYKAVDKALKTPAVAEKLKTQGIQILSLNPDSANAFVTKQIGVWGKFVIQNNIKE from the coding sequence ATGGCTTCCCTGATTCGAATCCTTACTACTCTATTGATTGCCGTTGGTTTTGCTGCCCCCACCATGGCACAAAGTGACCTTGGTAATTGGCCAACGCAACGTCCCATCAAGATGATTGCCGTCTTTCCTCCGGGTGGCTCTGTGGATCAAGTGGCCCGCATACTGGCCCCCGTCTTACAAGCAGAACTCAAACAGAATATTGTGGTTGAAAACATTGGTGGCGCCTCGGGGGTCATTGGTACAACCGCCGTAGCACGAGCACCGGCAGACGGCTATACCTTTGGTCTAGTGTTTGATACCCATGGTGTTAATCCATCCCTTAAAGACAATTTGCCGTATGACACGCTTCGGGATTTAGTGACTGTCAATCTGGTTGGGACCTCACCCATGGTTTTGGCTGCCAGTAAGAAGTCTGGAATTACAAGCATGAAACAGCTCATGGCTGAATCGAAGGCGAAGAAGCCATTTACGTATGGATCCATTGGTATTGGTAGCTTGGGGCATTTGGCGATTGCCGACTTTGCCAAGAAAACCGGGGTTGATTGGGTGCATGCCCCCTATCGCGGTGGCGGCCCAATGGTGCAAGATGGGCTTGCTGGCCAAATCCCTCTGGTGGTTGGCAGTATGTTCCTTATCAAGCCACATGCCGATAACGGTGGATTAATTCCGTTGGCGGTAACAACAGCAAAGCGGACTGCCGATATGCCAAACGTTCCCACCTTAGCTGAAAGTGGCTATCCAGGATTTGAGGCTCCAGCCTGGTGGGCAGTGATTGCTCCGGCAAAAACACCGCCAGCCATTGTGAATGCGATGTATAAGGCAGTCGATAAAGCGCTCAAAACTCCAGCGGTTGCCGAGAAGCTAAAAACTCAAGGAATCCAAATTCTTAGTCTGAATCCCGACTCTGCAAACGCTTTTGTAACAAAACAAATTGGAGTCTGGGGTAAGTTTGTGATCCAAAACAATATTAAGGAATAA
- a CDS encoding RraA family protein yields MMNPIQIFPRKEPADLGIHALRGMPSTVISDMLGRTLVAKDILPVHRAPMSVCGNAFTIKVHTADNLMVHKALQMVRPGDVMVIDAEGDTGCAVIGEILTRVAKSRGVVGIVVDGAVRDVDALEEMAFPCWARGISLRGPMKDGPGAINVPVSIGGMIVNPGDIMLGDRDGVIAIPPALAAEAARLGQEKIKQEQEILKTIESGTYATPWVDELLIKKGVKL; encoded by the coding sequence ATGATGAATCCTATCCAAATATTTCCCAGAAAAGAGCCCGCAGACCTAGGCATTCATGCGCTGCGCGGTATGCCATCCACCGTAATAAGCGATATGTTGGGACGCACACTAGTTGCCAAAGATATTCTGCCGGTTCATCGCGCACCAATGTCGGTTTGCGGTAATGCCTTCACCATCAAAGTACACACTGCAGATAACCTCATGGTTCACAAAGCATTACAAATGGTGCGCCCAGGGGATGTGATGGTGATTGACGCTGAGGGTGATACCGGTTGCGCGGTCATTGGTGAGATCTTGACGCGGGTTGCCAAAAGTCGGGGTGTAGTGGGTATCGTGGTTGATGGTGCAGTGCGCGATGTCGATGCGCTCGAAGAGATGGCCTTCCCATGTTGGGCTCGTGGTATTAGTTTACGAGGCCCCATGAAAGATGGACCAGGGGCAATCAATGTACCGGTCTCCATTGGCGGGATGATCGTGAACCCTGGAGACATCATGTTGGGCGATCGCGACGGTGTCATCGCTATTCCCCCAGCGCTTGCTGCAGAAGCGGCGCGCCTCGGGCAAGAAAAGATCAAACAAGAACAAGAGATCCTCAAAACGATTGAATCCGGGACCTATGCGACCCCATGGGTTGATGAGCTGCTCATCAAAAAAGGGGTCAAGCTCTAA
- a CDS encoding adenine phosphoribosyltransferase: protein MKLEDYLPGILDFPKPGIVFRDIGPLLANADAFAHAVQSLGKLSTEYSFDYILGIESRGFIFASALATHLHKGFVMVRKPNKLPPDIHQESYGLEYGSDTLEISQRILQPGASVLIVDDVLATGGTIAAAARLVQKTGAQVAAAVCVLEIAGLSGSQVLNQAGIANRCVITL, encoded by the coding sequence ATGAAGCTTGAAGACTACTTGCCTGGCATTTTGGACTTTCCAAAGCCTGGGATCGTATTTCGGGACATTGGCCCCCTACTGGCCAATGCGGATGCCTTTGCTCATGCCGTTCAATCGCTGGGTAAGCTAAGCACCGAGTACTCCTTTGACTATATTTTGGGTATTGAGTCCCGCGGCTTTATTTTTGCATCCGCGCTTGCCACTCATCTTCATAAAGGGTTCGTGATGGTCCGTAAGCCCAACAAATTACCGCCCGATATCCATCAAGAGTCCTATGGCTTGGAGTACGGTTCAGATACTCTTGAGATCAGTCAACGTATTTTGCAGCCTGGCGCATCTGTGCTGATTGTTGATGACGTCTTGGCGACTGGTGGCACCATTGCCGCAGCTGCACGCCTTGTTCAGAAAACCGGGGCACAAGTTGCTGCAGCGGTCTGCGTTCTTGAGATTGCTGGTTTGAGTGGTTCTCAGGTTTTAAACCAAGCAGGGATTGCTAATCGGTGTGTGATCACTCTGTAA
- a CDS encoding 5'-methylthioadenosine/S-adenosylhomocysteine nucleosidase family protein, with protein sequence MTIKQSILLVVALKNELEAITIPKNIAVAYTGIGKINAATVTQSAIIHYQPSLIINFGTAGGLNPKLSELVTIGRVIQRDMNAQPLAPRGITPFCTKPAEYLSQSGKYTCGTGDSFVTSTDPWLIEQKVDVVDMELFAIAAIAHQYQIPWRSYKFISDAADDQAGEQWHKKINHGEELFLEELKQLLS encoded by the coding sequence ATGACGATTAAACAATCCATCTTACTGGTAGTTGCGCTCAAAAATGAACTCGAGGCAATTACCATTCCCAAAAACATTGCAGTGGCGTACACCGGAATTGGCAAAATCAATGCAGCTACGGTTACTCAAAGCGCGATTATTCATTATCAACCGAGTTTGATCATCAACTTCGGAACCGCCGGGGGATTGAATCCCAAGCTCAGTGAGTTAGTGACGATCGGACGTGTGATTCAGCGCGATATGAATGCCCAGCCCCTGGCACCGCGTGGCATCACCCCGTTTTGCACCAAACCCGCCGAGTATCTATCTCAGTCGGGCAAATACACCTGTGGCACCGGGGATAGTTTTGTTACTAGCACGGATCCTTGGCTGATTGAGCAAAAGGTCGATGTCGTCGATATGGAGCTATTTGCCATTGCAGCGATCGCCCATCAGTATCAAATCCCTTGGCGCTCGTACAAATTTATTAGTGATGCTGCAGATGATCAGGCAGGTGAGCAGTGGCACAAAAAAATTAATCATGGGGAAGAGTTATTCTTAGAAGAGCTTAAACAGTTACTATCATGA
- a CDS encoding cupin domain-containing protein, which produces MLNRISILLATALLIQTSALAGEEPSKSTGTIRVKPIPMESAKTIIDQDFRYPTGTPKIQVFEIEIPPGQQTTLHRHAVPLFAYIASGDLELDYGSKGKKIVRSGTSFVEAINWCHFGKPLGNQSVRIIAVYLGQKNPDLAISEDCIKPD; this is translated from the coding sequence ATGCTTAATCGAATTAGCATTCTGCTCGCGACTGCGCTATTAATCCAAACTAGCGCATTGGCCGGCGAAGAACCATCAAAATCCACCGGCACGATTCGTGTTAAACCGATTCCGATGGAAAGCGCAAAGACCATTATTGATCAAGACTTTCGTTACCCCACTGGAACACCCAAGATTCAGGTCTTTGAGATTGAGATACCCCCAGGTCAGCAAACCACATTACATCGTCATGCCGTACCACTCTTTGCCTATATCGCCAGCGGCGACCTAGAGCTTGATTACGGTAGCAAGGGCAAAAAGATTGTGCGATCCGGCACATCGTTTGTGGAGGCCATCAACTGGTGCCACTTCGGTAAGCCCCTGGGTAATCAGTCCGTTAGAATCATTGCTGTTTATCTTGGACAAAAAAATCCAGACCTTGCGATTTCAGAAGACTGTATAAAACCTGATTAG
- a CDS encoding fumarylacetoacetate hydrolase family protein, with product MSTSFVIPAPVIPSLPVVGDSKRFPVNRIYCVGRNYADHAREMGHDPDREPPFFFMKPATAIVTDGQAMAYPALSKDVHHELEMVVALGKGGSNITVDQALDHVWGYGLGLDMTRRDLQGEAKKMGRPWDTGKAFDQSAPCSALVPVSQCGHLSRGRIYLTVNGQVKQDGDLAMMIWNVPETIAYLSTLFTLMPGDLIFSGTPAGVAAVQRGDVLEGHVEGLPVLHTKIV from the coding sequence ATGAGCACATCATTCGTTATTCCAGCCCCAGTTATTCCATCCTTACCCGTTGTCGGAGATAGCAAGCGCTTCCCCGTGAATCGCATCTACTGCGTTGGCCGTAATTACGCCGATCATGCTCGCGAGATGGGACATGACCCCGACCGCGAGCCACCATTCTTTTTCATGAAACCCGCGACAGCAATTGTGACCGACGGACAAGCGATGGCATATCCCGCCTTATCGAAAGATGTCCACCACGAGTTAGAAATGGTGGTTGCTTTAGGCAAGGGCGGATCTAACATTACAGTAGACCAAGCCTTAGATCATGTGTGGGGCTACGGTCTGGGGCTTGACATGACCCGTCGAGATTTGCAAGGCGAAGCTAAAAAAATGGGACGTCCTTGGGATACCGGAAAGGCATTTGATCAGTCTGCGCCATGCTCGGCCTTGGTGCCAGTAAGCCAATGCGGTCATTTATCCAGGGGCCGTATTTACCTGACGGTGAACGGTCAAGTGAAGCAAGACGGTGATCTCGCCATGATGATCTGGAATGTGCCAGAGACCATTGCTTACCTATCCACGCTCTTTACACTAATGCCGGGTGATTTGATCTTCTCAGGAACCCCTGCAGGAGTTGCTGCGGTCCAACGCGGCGATGTCTTGGAAGGCCATGTAGAAGGCCTACCGGTTCTCCATACCAAAATTGTGTAA
- a CDS encoding DUF2237 family protein gives MPEIVRNVFGEPLVPCSFDPLTGFFRDGCCKTNDEDVGLHLVCAIMTDEFLEFSHQRGNDLITPRPEWNFPGLKAGDQWCLCITRWQEALANGCAPLLKLESTHINALDHVDFDTLKLFALENQSEL, from the coding sequence ATGCCCGAGATTGTGCGTAATGTGTTTGGTGAGCCACTCGTGCCTTGTTCGTTTGATCCACTCACTGGTTTCTTTCGGGATGGTTGTTGCAAGACCAATGACGAGGATGTTGGCTTGCATTTAGTGTGCGCAATCATGACCGATGAATTTCTGGAGTTTAGCCATCAGCGCGGCAATGATCTCATCACCCCCAGACCAGAATGGAACTTTCCGGGGCTTAAAGCGGGTGATCAATGGTGTTTGTGTATTACCCGCTGGCAAGAGGCTTTAGCCAATGGCTGTGCACCACTCCTTAAGCTTGAGAGTACCCACATCAATGCACTAGATCATGTGGATTTTGATACGCTCAAATTATTTGCGCTCGAGAATCAGTCAGAGCTCTAG
- a CDS encoding enoyl-CoA hydratase/isomerase family protein has product MSDAMNARVYCEIKDSIAHLFFDHPQARNAMTQAMYEQLRTICLELAQNPSVRVAILRGIGGKSFVSGSDIAQFQSFQGGADGVHYEGMIDHYLGPLQQLPMPTIAVVDGLAVGGGLAIAALCDFRLATPTAKFGVPIARTLGNTLSPSNIAWLTAHLGVAIVKRMLLLAELVSAQELLAHGFVYQTGESDDLDRMSMDLAKQLAVLAPITQKASKLIMARVIGHALPNCDDLITEVYGSADFKEGVTAFLSGRPPNWQGK; this is encoded by the coding sequence ATGAGTGATGCAATGAACGCTCGGGTGTATTGCGAGATCAAGGACTCGATCGCGCATCTCTTTTTTGATCATCCCCAAGCGCGCAATGCGATGACGCAGGCGATGTATGAGCAATTACGCACGATTTGTTTAGAGCTTGCTCAAAATCCTTCCGTGCGCGTCGCCATCTTGCGAGGGATTGGTGGTAAGTCTTTTGTCTCGGGTAGTGATATTGCCCAGTTTCAATCCTTTCAGGGTGGTGCCGATGGGGTTCATTACGAAGGCATGATTGATCACTACTTAGGGCCCCTCCAACAACTACCCATGCCAACAATTGCAGTGGTCGACGGACTCGCGGTTGGTGGCGGCCTGGCGATTGCGGCCTTATGTGATTTTCGGCTAGCGACCCCAACTGCAAAATTTGGGGTTCCAATTGCGCGCACCCTTGGTAACACCCTCTCGCCAAGTAATATCGCTTGGCTAACCGCTCATCTCGGGGTTGCGATTGTCAAGCGCATGCTCTTACTTGCTGAGTTGGTTTCGGCACAAGAGCTTCTTGCACACGGGTTTGTCTACCAAACCGGTGAATCAGACGATCTTGATCGGATGAGTATGGATTTGGCCAAGCAATTAGCTGTCTTGGCACCAATCACTCAAAAGGCATCTAAACTCATCATGGCGCGCGTGATCGGACATGCATTACCAAATTGCGATGATTTAATTACCGAGGTGTACGGTAGCGCAGACTTCAAAGAGGGTGTGACGGCATTTTTAAGTGGTCGCCCCCCAAATTGGCAAGGGAAGTAA